The Cherax quadricarinatus isolate ZL_2023a chromosome 33, ASM3850222v1, whole genome shotgun sequence sequence atttttaacagctgttcctggaactgctgggatgttgcatccggaggcttgtagactaccacaatgactaggttttggttctcgacctttactgctaaaacttccactacgtcatttgaggcattaagcagttctgtgcaaacaagtgactctgcaatgtacaggccaaccccccccttttgcctgttcactctgtcacatctgtataggttgtaacctgggatccatatttcattgtccaagtgatcctttatgtgggtctcagtgaaagccgcgaacattgcctttgcctctgcaagcagtccacggatgaaaggtattttgttgtttgttgctggctttagaccctgtatattttcaaagaagaatgttatcggactggtggtattgttggttctggggattttttttccggtattagtatctgtatctgttggtttggagtggaggccatcgactgtggttccactccaggaatgactggatttggtgtacgatttctgccatttcctgccagtttttttttccttcctggcactgaaaaacctctccctcttgagtggctgtggctacccaggttttcccatggcctggatgttttgtatctttttgtcccctttagatggtatgcctggcaatttaagagGAAACAATATTTAGATCAACTGAACCCCTCACCTTCTATACATATAACCCTCACACCCCGTCGCTATATGCACCTCAGGTCATCTATTCCATGCACCATGGCAGTATCAAGTACACTGTTGCTCCTGGATGTGATCCCCACACTGAAACTGCCCTAAATGCAGACTTAGAAAAAGACAGCAAAAGTCTGCTCAAACTTAGTTTATTATAAAAACCTGCTTTCAAAAGACCTCAAAATGGCTCTACGACAGGAACGAAAAACTAACAAAACGCAAATATGAAGTGTTATCCACCAGTCAACGGTGATCCTCTCTGCATACTTAACCAATCATATTGAAGcgtgcctccctctccatcccgcTTCCCGCCGATGTCTAGCAACCAATCGCCGACAAGTCCTGTTCTCTCCAGCTCTATCCCACGATCGTctcagctgctgggttaagccctggctctatttctacaactaggaACACTCCTCTCCTtcgctattcttcatctgtcccgtcttccccgctcatcccattgggatcttacctgaacttgttcgttcgttcgttcgccggtgctcttcacaccatctccaagactgagggattgattacctcagcttttgtatatagttctactgtcttcaagttatgccctgaatctgtactgataaagccactggatgacgaaacgtctacaataaagatacccagatgttgtacatgtgtctaattttcatcttgtcggtactgtataccattcatgtacaacttgtcagacactgcaacatcgtggagtcttggttcagaggacatctacataaccttcacggctactgcaactactactaccactaacccatccctgGGGCTTGACCAACTTCCActagggaatcccgcctaccagtgactatgccctcgtttgCTACCCGTCCCTATCCAAtgatgcctatataagcgccagcctagCCTACTTGCCAGTGATCCAGAATCTCTACAAATATGGTACTCTTCACAccaactacaaggctgagggactgattacatcagtaacagcctgatttgAGAAGGCCCTTATTAATACAAGAGTCCAGTCCCAGGTATACCATGCACTTTCTATGAGTATTTCTGGGTATACCCTTCAATCTATATCTTCCCAAGGTATGCCCTTCAGCCCGCCTCTTCCCCAAGTATACCTTGAGCCACAGTCATCTGTGAGTATACTCTGGTATACCCTTCAGCCACTACCTTCTGCAAGCATCCTCTAGTATATCCTTCAGGCGCCACATTCCACAAGTACCCCATTTTACCCTTCAACCTGCATCTTCAGGAAATATCCCTAGTATACCCTCTAACCTGCACGTTAATGAAATACACCTTTAggcttcaccttcaggaagtaaaCCAAGTTATACCTTTAGCTTGCACTCAGGAATTATATCCAGTGACGCCCTTCAGTCTCCACTTTAGGAAGTACCGCTGGTATACCTTTcaaccttcaccttcaggaagtatccCTAGGTATACCTTTCAGCTTGCACCTTCAGGAAGTATCCTAATTCACACTGCACTGTGAGAATTATTTCATTAGGCCATGCAAATAACTCTCAATGAACAGTGGAACTAAGTTTATTACTTTTACACTGTCAGTAGAATACACCTGCCCATCATGGTTGTCAGGCGGTGATGGGACAGACTTGCCTCACGGACACCCTCGTTCCTCACAGATGGTTCATTTGGCTTTTAGTCTATCGACTACAAAAGGGTTTGTTTATTAAGGCTAGAAACTTATCAACTACATGAGGTTCATTAAGGCTGTATGTTATCTGTACACCACCATTCAAAGATACTTTAATATCTGCAATATTTATTTAGTAACTCGAGTATTTACAAGAGATTGTGACCACTAGGACAGAGTATATACATAGAGGTGATGACCACTAGGAATGTGTGTACACAAAGATGCTGACTACTAGGGATTGTGTGTGTTATTGATGCTGACCACTAGGAGTGTGTATACAAAAAGATGCTGACCACTAGGGATGTGTGTTGAGATGCTGACCACCAGGGATGTATACATTGATACTGACCACTAGGGGTGTATACAATGAGATGCTGGCTACCAGGGAGTGTATTCACAGAGATGCTGAGCACTAAGGGTGTATACAATGATGCTGACCATTACGGGTGTAAGCTCAAAGATTCTGAGCACTAGTGGTGTATGCAGAGAAACTAACCATaccgagatacacacctctcggtgtgtataatCTTGCTTGTTACTGTACATAATACAGTCTCGTGACAATCTCAATATCGCCtgacctcagtggaaataagtaagccactttgacttttttgggctatcctaggttctctacacatatgatgttatgtatgataatctatgtaactgtatttgtgtatacctgaataaacttatttacttgctTGTCATATTAACTCCAGGAAAAGGGAGTTCGGAACAGTGTCGTTGTCAAGCTGTTCATAATCCACCTGAATCGAGAACTTCTTATTTGCTTTTAGTGCTTCGAGCACCAAGGGCCATttaacacatttttttttaatgtaaactGGATTTTATCTATGAAGAATACTTTAGTCCCCCAAAATGGAGACTAAAGTAAACTTTGTGTATATGCAAAAGAGTTGCCAGAGCATTACTATGGTAGATACTGACCTCTCACTTGACACCTGTTGCCGATTACTAACATTACTCTTTCAAGCACGACTTAGGATGCATATATTTCTTCAGCATGGCTGCAGTATAACACGCTGCatgagacatgactgatgagttTGTTGTTTATTGTGGATAAATATGTTTCATCAGTGAGTAATTCCATGTCTTTCAGTCTAAACGAATGGAGTTTCCAACAAAcactttattttttattatttctccTTTGGATAAGTTTTTAATTTAATAAAGCTAATTATTAGTCGAAAACTATGCCCTATATGCTGTTACATGTATGAGAGAAGGTTTGAATAAATATTTACGCGTTTGAGAGGAAAACTCTTCAAGTGGGAACCTAGAAGATGCATAGCTCTTGCtccaaagaactggagctacTTTCCCATTTCTTAGATCAATCCCGATTGCCTCAGAGCTCACTGGCTCCTTAAGACCATTACGGATTTAATACTTCCCccataagaacaataataattcGAAAAGTGAGGCTGAGATTCCTTGTTGAACCTGTGTGACTCTTTAAGACATAAAAACATTAAGTTCGTTTCCATTCGAGTCACATGaagctggtggtgagtgaggtgctAGCAAGGTAGAgcagagggtggtgagggaggcgtCTTAACTGCATTATCTGGACTCTTGCGAGGTAAAGCACTATTTCCTCTGTATATTCATGAGGGGCAACTCCACAAGTGGTAAAAACAGACAACACAGGTCTTTGTTGGGACGAAGTTGCTCCCACGAGTGGGTTGTTCTTGATGAAGCCTATTTGTATGTGAAATGTTATACCGACAAACACTTCACAGCATTTAACGTCTTTATTAtcatttctgtccgacttggaccattaactagataatggtccaagtcagaccgaaacgtcgtcataaatttaATTCTCCTACGTGAGGGTTAAACGTGTATTGTTCTAATCACAGTATTattcctttttattctttattaccaccactacttgaCAGTGCTCACCCTGTAGTAGTTCTTCACGTATTGCTGTTACCAGATGGGAGGTGGAATCACGTGTTCTAGTCTTGTTCACCTCAAATTTCCGATTGGATGAAAGTTTGTCTAGCACGGAAACGTCTAATTTAAGCTTGTAAAATTAAGTAAGCATTTGGGATCTGTGTACTACTGGCTCGAATTACTGTCACTCAAGTGCCACAGTAAAACTATACTAGCTTAGTTTCTTCCATCGTAAATAGTTGGTTAACACTGGCTTGCCTACCTGATGAAACTGGCTCCCAGTCCTTGATTTCCAGAACCACTgttgtaatattttgactaccgccaTGAGAatgagtatggggtgcataatatatattaaactaactaggGGCTGCATCGTTTTTCTTGTCACTAGTGCGTTTGTGTTCATTTTTAGGGATACTTTGGTAAAGGTTCGTATAAATTATCACATTCCATACAAAGGGCTATGCAGTATAGGATTTTATTTTACTAATTATACCCTCAATGAaggtgccttgatccaaggaaatgaacCTAGCCTCGCCTTCCTCTGATCTAACCTAATTACCTCTCGTTTCCCCCATGCTCTGACTCCTTGGTGGCAAGTTCCCTCAGacgctttttttttttcgtttaccATTATAGAGGACATGTTCTTCGTTAATTTGCGTCAATGTGATAACTTATTGTATTACTGCATACTCAGATGAACGATGTGGGTGTGAAGGAAGAGGGTATAGCAAGCTATAAGACTGCACTAGCACGCGATGAAGTAGGGAATGTCATACAAGAATTCCTTCAAGCCATCATGCCAGACATTATGGTAAGATAAATTTTTGTTATCCAGTTTCTTTTATAGGGTTAATTGTAAAGGGGACATAGCATAAAACTTGTACAATAAAATATTGCAGGAAGACTTTTACACCTGTTGCACTGTTAGTCCCTTCCTTGGCGTGTAAATTAGCAGGGTATACgtcaaattctaaccatacaatagaacggagaagtaatgtgaaggacctggaagtgataatgtcagaggatctcgccttcaaagaccacaaaaatgtatctacctcatctgctaggaaaatgataggatggataatgagaaccttcaaaactagggatgccaagcccatgattctcttcaaatagtttctctctaggctggaatactgctgtacactaacggcccccttcaaggctggcgacattgtagacctggagagtgtacaaagaactttcacggcacattacgataaggcacctaaactactgggaacggttgaaggtccttgatctgtattccctcgaacgcaggcgagagatgcatgataatatacacttagaaggtcctggagggattggtaccaaacctccacacgaaaatcactccctatgaaagaaaAAGGCTCGGCAGGAGATCTGGACATTGTCATCTGGACATTGTCATCTGGACATTGTCATCTGGACATTGTCATCTGGACATTGTCATCTGGACATTGTCATCTGGACATTGTCATCTGGACATTGCCATCTGGACATTGCCATCTGGACATTGCCATCTGGACATTGCCATCTGGACATTGCCATCTGGACATTGCCATCTGGACATTGCCATCTGGACATTGCCATCTGgacagttccgggggtcaacgaccccgctgcccggtctgtgactaggcctcatggtggaccagggcctgatcaaccaggctattattgctggctgcacgcaatccaacgtactaaccacatcctggctggtcaggtaccgattttaggtgcttgtccagtgcctgcttagacagccagggttctattggtaatccccccttatgtatgctgggagtcagttgaacagttttgggcccctgacacttattgtattgtatcttaacgtgctagtgacacccctgcttttcattggggggatgttgcatcgtctgcagagtcttttgctttcgtagggagtgattttcgtgtgcaagtttggtacta is a genomic window containing:
- the LOC128693940 gene encoding uncharacterized protein isoform X3 → MSLLFIVDKYVSSMNDVGVKEEGIASYKTALARDEVGNVIQEFLQAIMPDIMENDALLRLSNEDRTTGLWALARGANYGEDSRQ